The following are encoded in a window of Primulina eburnea isolate SZY01 chromosome 4, ASM2296580v1, whole genome shotgun sequence genomic DNA:
- the LOC140830132 gene encoding uncharacterized protein has protein sequence MRAAQDRQAKYANIRRRPLIFEKGDRVFLKISPFRGTVRFGKKGKLSPRFIGPYEILERVGDLAYRLALLPALSGVHDVFHVSMLRKYHPDPSHVLPPDEVELDQNLSYIERPIQILDRKDKQLINKLIPLVKVQWNRHGVAEATWELEDKMRQKYSILGFIFTIDHYILDLKEMIKFEDEIYF, from the coding sequence ATGAGAGCTGCTCAGGATAGACAGGCTAAGTATGCGAACATCAGGAGACGACCGTTGATTTttgagaaaggtgacagagtttttctgaaaatatctCCTTTTCGTGGTACAGTTAGATTTGGAAAGAAGGGTAAATTATCACCAAGATTCataggtccgtatgagattttgGAACGTGTTGGTGATTTGGCTTATAGATTAGCTCTTCTTCCTGCGTTATCAGGtgttcatgatgtttttcatgtgtccatgttgaggaaatatcatCCAGATCCTTCTCATGTACTTCCACCCGATGAAGTTGAGTTAGATCAGAATTTGAGCTACATTGAGAGACCGATTCAAATTCTAGATAGAAAAGATAAGCAACTCATAAATAAATTGATACCATTGGTTAAAGTACAGTGGAACAGACATGGTGTCGCGGAGGCAACTTGGGAATTAGAAGATAAAATGAGACAAAAATATTCTATTCTCGGTTTTATTTTCACTATTGATCATTACATCTTAGACTTGAAAGAGATGAttaagttcgaggacgaaatctattTTTAG